Proteins from a genomic interval of Papaver somniferum cultivar HN1 chromosome 4, ASM357369v1, whole genome shotgun sequence:
- the LOC113272404 gene encoding anthocyanidin 3-O-glucosyltransferase 7-like: MASKKPNHVVVMAFPYGTHAIPLFNVVRRFPIQAPSLTFSFFSTSKSNKSVFGTSSNNNVPSNIKPYNVDDGESFIRHPKDEVFFFIKSMVEKYKNRVHSVYGGGDMMIKCLISDTFLYFGGDMADQMGVPWVSFWAGGPCSLSAHFRTDLIRLSIPLGPNDIEGREEEPMDFVPGLSFVKIGDLPDGVLFGGWKSELAVMLHKTGLALPRTAATTMNSFAELDLPTLEYLKSESVKCLPIGPFTLTSQNLPHTHADPHGCLTWLDKQNPTSVAYISFGTMTTPPPHELAALAEGLEESGVPFIWSLKDHLVSQLPDGFLERTRKRGFTAPWTPQERILKHNAVGVFVTHCGWNSVMESIMAGVPMICRPCFGDQRINCRLVSDVWGIGTRVKDGVFTKDERMKCLDMIFSEEKLREKVGALRGFAKHAVGPNGSSTKNFNTLTEIVCKD, from the exons ATGGCATCAAAAAAGCCAAACCATGTAGTGGTAATGGCATTTCCATATGGAACACATGCAATACCATTATTCAACGTAGTACGTAGATTCCCAATACAAGCACCATCATTAACATTCTCATTCTTCTCAACATCAAAATCTAATAAATCAGTTTTTGGAACATCATCAAATAATAACGTACCAAGTAATATTAAGCCATATAATGTTGATGACGGGGAAAGTTTTATTAGGCATCCAAAGGATGAGGTTTTTTtctttatcaaatccatggttgagaaatataaaaatagagttcattcagTGTATGGTGGTGGTGATATGATGATTAAATGTTTAATAAGTGATACGTTCTTGTATTTTGGTGGTGATATGGCTGATCAAATGGGTGTACCATGGGTTTCATTCTGGGCTGGTGGTCCTTGTTCTTTATCTGCTCATTTTCGTACTGATCTTATTCGTCTATCTATACCTCTTGGCCCTAATG ATATTGAAGGACGTGAAGAAGAACCCATGGACTTCGTTCCAGGATTATCGTTTGTAAAAATCGGAGACTTGCCAGATGGTGTTCTTTTTGGAGGTTGGAAATCAGAATTGGCAGTTATGTTGCATAAGACGGGACTAGCATTGCCGCGTACCGCAGCAACTACCATGAATTCCTTTGCGGAATTGGACCTACCAACTCTGGAGTATTTAAAATCCGAGTCAGTAAAATGTCTGCCAATAGGTCCATTTACACTAACTTCCCAGAATCTGCCGCATACTCATGCTGATCCTCATGGCTGTCTTACTTGGTTAGACAAGCAAAACCCAACTTCAGTAGCTTACATCAGTTTTGGTACAAtgaccacaccaccaccacatgaACTTGCTGCCTTAGCAGAAGGATTAGAAGAAAGTGGTGTGCCGTTTATATGGTCATTGAAAGACCATCTGGTAAGTCAATTGCCTGATGGGTTCCTTGAAAGAACTCGTAAGAGAGGGTTCACCGCTCCATGGACGCCACAAGAACGAATACTTAAGCACAACGCAGTTGGCGTTTTCGTGACACATTGTGGGTGGAATTCAGTTATGGAGAGCATAATGGCTGGTGTACCAATGATATGCCGTCCATGCTTTGGTGATCAGAGAATTAATTGCCGTCTGGTGTCAGATGTTTGGGGGATAGGTACTAGAGTTAAAGATGGAGTGTTTACGAAAGACGAAAGGATGAAATGTTTAGATATGATCTTCTCTGAGGAGAAACTGAGAGAGAAGGTTGGTGCCCTCAGAGGTTTTGCAAAACATGCTGTTGGTCCGAATGGGAGTTCCACCAAGAATTTCAACACTCTGACAGAGATAGTTTGCAAAGACTGA
- the LOC113272405 gene encoding uncharacterized protein LOC113272405, whose translation MLKAIKKLKIWSEKKKRTRKTLPHQPSSLPPATSTQCCFCSTVCPSAPPLPPWLDYEQTHNTVSGSLVFQASSFNSPSSTSEPDRFSSSQIVSDIAPLCSPLPAVSTQQSYQQYMVPNAAYGVPVLDTSQRNGRSGGVLGFVIGFGAHFIRCFCPCFCFREAKFCFC comes from the coding sequence ATGCTGAAAGCTATTAAGAAGTTGAAAATTTGGTCTGAGAAAAAGAAGAGAACCAGAAAGACACTTCCTCATCAAccatcttctcttcctcctgcaaCTAGTACTCAGTGCTGTTTCTGCTCCACAGTATGTCCCTCGGCTCCGCCTTTACCTCCATGGCTCGATTACGAACAAACACATAATACGGTTTCGGGTTCTTTGGTCTTTCAAGCTTCAAGTTTTAATTCTCCTTCTTCTACATCTGAACCTGACAGATTTTCATCCTCGCAAATTGTTTCCGACATTGCTCCTTTGTGTTCGCCATTACCAGCAGTTAGTACTCAGCAATCTTATCAGCAATATATGGTTCCTAATGCTGCTTATGGTGTTCCAGTTCTGGATACTTCGCAAAGAAACGGTAGATCAGGTGGGGTTCTTGGATTTGTTATTGGTTTTGGTGCTCATTTTATCCGCTGTTTTTGTCCTTGTTTTTGTTTTCGAGAagccaaattttgtttttgttga
- the LOC113275258 gene encoding calmodulin-binding protein 60 D-like, which translates to MDDRQRRYIERSNSMLRRESNNKRGLDDSEDAPSQPDTKKRPALASVIVEALKMDSLQKLCSSLEPILRRVVSEEVERALAKMGPASLNGRSSPKRIEGPDGRNLQLQFRSRLSLPLFTGGKVEGEQGAAIHVVLLDANTGHVVTVGPESGAKLDVVVLEGDFSNEDNDNWTQEEFESRTVKEREGKRPLLTGDLFLTLKEGVGTLGDLTFTDNSSWIRSRKFRLGLKVSSGYCEGLRIREAKTEAFTVKDHRGELYKKHYPPALNDDVWRLEKIGKDGSFHKRLNKSGIYTVEDFLRLVVRDSPRLRSVLGSGMSNKMWDVLIEHAKTCVLSGKHYVFYDDATRNVGVVFNNIYELNGLIAGGQYRPADSLSDSEKVYVDALVKRAYENWTQVIEYDGQALLSFYQNKELCAASESEVQQDHHNQQGSLLTFPVSVPPPQPSPPSGLAIGGHFDHTPNGYLMNSQQVNSNVHTQFDGFVAPQNQLSGASHQPQMTGQDINLVPGQLQSSSLGFQTVGPSVVSSNLTSFSEDFLTAEDIRMRSHQILENEDDMQQLLRLYSMGNHNSVNPTDDIFHFPSSSPFPPSINYKYDEDNSRLTSKSVVGWLKIKAALRWGFFIRKQAAERRRAQIVELDDE; encoded by the exons atgGATGATAGACAGAGGAGATACATAGAAAGATCAAACAGTATGTTGAGAAGAGAAAGTAATAATAAACGAGGTTTGGATGATTCTGAAGATGCTCCATCTCAGCCTGATACTAAGAAAAGACCTGCTCTTGCTAG tGTGATTGTGGAAGCTTTAAAGATGGATAGTCTTCAGAAACTCTGCTCATCTTTGGAGCCTATACTTCGTCGAGTT GTTAGTGAAGAGGTTGAGCGTGCTCTTGCAAAGATGGGTCCTGCCAGCTTGAATGGAAG GTCTTCTCCTAAACGAATTGAAGGTCCTGATGGGAGGAACTTGCAGTTACAGTTTAGGTCTAGGTTGTCCCTCCCCCTTTTTACTGGTGGGAAAGTGGAAGGAGAGCAAGGTGCTGCAATCCATGTTGTGCTGCTTGATGCAAATACAGGCCATGTTGTAACAGTTGGACCTGAATCCGGCGCGAAGTTGGATGTTGTAGTGCTTGAAGGAGACTTCAGCAATGAGGACAACGACAACTGGACCCAAGAGGAATTTGAAAGCCGCACTGTTAAAGAGCGTGAAGGGAAACGGCCACTTCTGACAGGGGATTTGTTTCTGACACTGAAAGAAGGTGTAGGAACTCTTGGAGACCTGACATTTACTGATAACTCAAGCTGGATTCGCAGTAGGAAATTCAGGCTAGGGCTTAAAGTGTCCTCAGGTTACTGCGAGGGCCTTCGTATTCGTGAGGCAAAAACCGAGGCCTTCACGGTGAAGGATCACCGAGGAGAAT TATACAAAAAACACTACCCACCAGCACTAAATGATGATGTTTGGAGACTGGAGAAGATTGGTAAGGATGGGTCATTTCACAAGAGGCTGAATAAGTCCGGAATATACACAGTGGAAGATTTTCTCCGCCTTGTAGTTAGAGATTCACCAAGATTGCGAAGT GTCCTCGGCAGTGGTATGTCAAATAAGATGTGGGATGTTCTCATCGAACATGCGAAGACATGTGTTTTGAGTGGAAAGCATTATGTTTTTTATGATGACGCGACAAGGAATGTTGGTGTTGTTTTCAATAATATCTACGAGCTGAATGGTCTTATTGCTGGTGGACAGTATCGTCCAGCTGATTCTCTTTCTGATAGTGAGAAG GTATATGTGGATGCCTTGGTGAAAAGAGCATATGAGAATTGGACGCAAGTTATAGAATATGATGGCCAGGCCCTTCtaagtttttatcaaaataaagaaCTGTGTGCTGCCTCTGAATCAGAAGTTCAACAAGATCATCATAATCAACAAGGGTCTCTTTTGACCTTTCCAGTTTCAGTTCCTCCACCACAACCATCACCACCTTCAGGCTTGGCCATTGGTG GACACTTTGACCATACGCCAAATGGTTACTTGATGAATTCTCAACAGGTAAACTCAAATGTGCATACACAGTTTGATGGCTTTGTTGCACCACAGAACCAGCTCAGTGGTGCTTCCCACCAACCTCAAATGACAGGACAGGATATTAACTTGGTCCCTGGTCAACTACAATCATCCAGTTTAGGGTTTCAAACTGTAGGCCCATCAGTCGTGTCGTCAAATCTTACTTCTTTCAGCGAAGACTTTTTAACAGCGGAAGACATCCGAATGAGAAGTCATCAAATACTTGAGAATGAAGATGATATGCAGCAGTTACTTCGTTTATACAGTATGGGCAATCACAATTCTGTAAACCCAACTGATGATATTTTCCATTTCCCATCAAGCAGTCCTTTCCCACCATCGATCAACTATAAGTATGACGAGGATAATAGCCGTTTGACAAGCAAATCTGTAGTGGGGTGGCTGAAGATAAAGGCAGCTTTGAGATGGGGCTTCTTTATTAGGAAACAAGCTGCTGAAAGGCGACGGGCTCAGATCGTCGAGTTAGACGATGAGTAG